The Desulfomonilia bacterium genomic interval TCAAGACGTTCGACTGGCTGTCTGCGCAAACCGCTGCTGACCCTGGACGGTTCAAAGACCGTGCGCTGGTGATCCTTGACGACTATATCGGTACGGGTTCGCAGTTCATCTTCCAGTTTATCGGCAGAAGCGAAGACGACATCAGGGTGATGAACTCTTTCAAGAAGGTTTATCTGGCAAGCTATATAATACATGAAAGCGCGCTTGAAAAATTCTGGATGCTTGCCGACGGTCTTATTGATGATGTAATCAGGGTCGAGGAAAAACAGTTTCCCGATGTTGATATGAGCAGCGATGAAGATGACCTCAGAAAGGCGTTGAGCCTGCTTGACTGGAGAAATATAGAACTCATTTATCTCGATGTTGATTACCCGATATTATCCGACGCCAACCGCTCGTTGAGCAGGCAGGAAAAGGAAGAGATAAGCAGGCTGATTAGGGCCTTCAGTCATGAAGGTTATTCCGGTACTTCATTTCTTGAGGGACATCACACATTCTTTTATGGAGCGCCCAATTCTCTGCCGGAAATATTGTGGCCGCTTTTCAAGCGCGTAGAAGACCTGAGCGTTTATACCAGAGGCACTGAAAAGATTATCGAGCAAACGGGCGAAGTCGTCAGGTACAATATTGATGAGGAGGCATGAACTCTTCGTGCAACTCCCGGCCGGAAAAAGGAAGGGTGCATACACGAGAATTCAGGCTCGAAATAGATCGTTCAGGGCATATGCAAGAAGTCGTACCCCTGCTGAGCTGAAACAGGGGGGGCGCAGGACCGTACAGATAATATGTGACAGGATTATTCCTTGTTTTATTACTTTTCAGCTAGGCTGAAGTATTAAATTTATATATAAACATTTTCAAGCGTAACGCATAATTCGCAGGATTAAATTGTATGCAAGTTAAAAATTTGGGAGGTGTCAAATGTCAGAAAAAGTAACCAGAAGATCTTTCCTTAAGAAATCCGCCATAGGCATTGGAGGAATCGCCGCAGCAACCGCCGGGGTTGAAATTGCCACCCCCATCATCGTCAAGGAAAAGATGGAGTTCGACAGGAATGAGAGCATGTGGGCACAGGCCTCCTGCTCCAGGAGCATGCCGCTTGATACCGACATCGATGTCGATGTCGCCGTTATCGGCGGGGGCTACACAGGGCTTTCGGCGGCATACCACATGGCAAAGAATTCAAAGGGCAAGACCATTGCCGTCCTGGAGGCATGCAGCGTCGGCGAGGGCGGGTCGGGCAGAAACGGCGGCATGATCCTGCCGCAGCCTGCGAACGAATACATGGGCGTTTATTCGAATGAGAAGACTCACAAGCTCACCTATGACCTGACCGTCGAGAACCTTGGTGAGATCGAATCGATCATAAGGGAATCCGGCATTGACTGCGAATATGAGCGCCGAGGCATCCTTCTTGTCATTGTAAAGGAGAATCAGGTCAAACAGTACAGGGATTACAGCCTTAAGGCCAGGGATATGGGAATACCCGTCCAATTTCTCGATGCCGGCCAGACCGCGCAAAAGATAGGTTCAACCGTTTATGCGGGTTCGCTTTTTGATCCCAACGGCGGTGAAGTGCAGCCGATGAAACTTGTGTGTGCACTAAGGGAAGCCGCATTGAAGGCCGGAGTGATTATTTATGAGAACACCCCGGTCACAGCCATAGAGGAGGGTGAGGTCATAAAGCTTGCCGCAGGGAAGAACACGGTAAGGGCGAAATCCGTCGTGCTTGCAACGAACGGCTACACCTCGAAGCTGGGGTATTTCAAAAACACGGTAATGACCGTACACACACAGATCGCGGCTACCCCCAGGCTGGGAGACGATATCTTCAGGAAGCTGGGCTGGGAAAGCAGGGTCCCGTTCTCGGACACGTACAATATCCTCTATCATCTTGGAAACACGAGGGACAACCGCATACTGATAGGCGCCGGAACCGTGGAATATTTCTTTAACAACGGCATACTGTACAAAGGCGATCTGAAAAGGGTGTCAAATATTCTTGAAACCGAACTGCACCGCATTTATCCGGCGCTCAAGGGAATTGGCTTTGAATATATATGGGACGGAGTCATGGGGTTCACCCTTGATTTCAACCAATCGGTAGGTGTCAGAGGAAAATTCGGGAACATATACTACGGACTTGCCTATTGCGGCCACGGCGTCAATCTCTCCGTCATGTTCGGCAGGATAATAGCCGACCTGTGGGTCGGAAACTCCGAAAAATGGTCGGCAACGCCTTTCCTGAACAGAAGGCTGATTCCGCTGCCGCCGGAGCCCCTCAAATGGGTCGGCGTAAACGCCAACATCAAGTTTTATCAGCTGATGGACAGGATCGGTGCGCCTCAGCTGACATAACAACATTATTCGAATGTGCATTTTTTGCACATACTGCGGAAGACAGGAAACATAGCGGGGCCTTACCTTGAGCGGCTTGAGTCTAAGACCCAATAAGAGAACCATATGGCTTGTTAAGTTGCGTTAACTTGAACTCTGTCAACAACATATATATAATGATACTAGTGAACAAAAGGTTTGACTACCGTATTGAAATTTGAATTGAATTCGAGCTTTTGAAACTAGATGTTTTCATCTCCTTCATGAATGAAAAGTAAAAAATAACTTTCTTGTTCTTCGTTTCATTCGTGATAAATGTTGTGTAGATAATTGATCAACGAACAATCATTCTTACAGGGCGATAGAACAAAGCAGACCTAGGAGCGACGAAGCGGAAATGAGAGGTGTACTTCTACGTACTCCGCAGCGTTTCCGCAAGGAGCGACAACGGTATGCAAAGTTATGACGCTCTGTACTAAGGGAGTAAACATGGCTTTTGAGCATAATGGAGTCAGTTACATCGAACCGCAGGACCTTAAGATCAAGACCATCGACTTCCTGCCCAAGGTCCCTGTCAATGACGATGCGTTGAAGAATGAACTCGGCAGGGACTTTCTGGGGCCGGACGAGGTCGTGGCGCTTATACAGGTGGCGGTGTCGCGCTCGGTCGATTATCAGACAGGGCTAGAGGAAGAGCTTCTGAAAATGATGGCCGACGGCAGGAACATCAAGGAGTCCATCTTCAAGAAGAACCTCTCGGGCATTGGCCGCGGACATTCGCTCGACGGCCTGCCGGTGATTGCGCTCGGTCTGAACGGCACAAAGATGATTGATTCCGCTTTTACCGGTATGGTCTATTCCCGCTCGCTCGTTACCAGCGGGCGCCGCAGGGAAACGACACTTGCCGAGCTCGTGATCCCGCGCTCGATAAGCGCTGATGCGGAACTGCTGAAGGAATACATAAAAATCTCGGCAGACCTGTTCACGGTTTCCGGCGAGATGAAACAGAAGTTTGCAAAAAAGACCGACGCCATACAGGCGTTCAACAAGCTTAAGCCCTACAATGACCCGGCCGACCTCTTTTATGTGCTGCCGCTGAGTTCGCTGGTCAACCTGGCGAAGACGGTCGATGCGGAAAAGGCGGCGGGCACTTCCTGGCTGCCCGAAGAGTTCGCCATCTTCGCGGGCATCATGGAGGAAAAGGCCGACGACATGGGCATGGGCCAGCTCTTCAGGATGCGCAAGGCCGTGCCGCGCGAGACATACCTTCATTACAATATATTCAAGGCGCCTGTGGCCGATTACGTAGGCACAATGCATGAAAGGCTGGGCTGTCCTGTAAACCCCGCTGTGGTGCGGATTGTGAACGACCTGCCGGAAGCGGCTGAGAAAGAGCTTGCCGAACTTAAAACCATGATGGAATCCGTTTCGCAATACGCCGGGCCGGAGGCGCTTTATGTAAGGGCCTGCCGCAACCAGAGGGCGCTGTCCAATATATGCAGGAACTATAACGAGGCGCTTAATATCCAGACCATAAGTTCGCTTTCATGGCGAGTCTGGAGCGAGCAGAAGCGTCACGCGACTCTCAGGCAGCATGTGGAGTCGATATACTCTGCCGCCGACCGCGCCTACAGGGTGGTGAGGGAGATATGGCCCGCCATTCAGAATAAGGGCGATATAAACACGATAGCAGCTGCCGCAGAGAACGCTTTTGTCATAAGCCCCGAGATAAAGGATGAGCCCGAACTGCTTGAGGCCTATGTCTATAATACGGCAAGACAGATAATGTTCTACGGCAGGCTTGTTGATTCAGGGGTCCCTCTCCGCGATGCGCTCTACGTGGTTCCCCGGAACATCCGGCTGCGCACCCTTGAAAGCTATGACCTCATAAACGCGATCAGCCTTGAGCTCCCGCTCAGGCTCTGCACCGAATGCGAGCCGGAAAGGCGCATGACTTCAGAAGAGAAGGCCGTGCTGCTGAAGGAAATGCTGCCTGAACTCTCGTTCCTGTTCGAATCAAAATGCAATATAGGCTACTGCACCGAGGGGAGGTTCTGCGCCAAGATCATGAAACTCAATCCCAGATACAACATGGAAACGCACAAGGCCATAGCCGCGATAATAGCCGGCATGTGATTTGGTAGACAGATGGGGATGCATATCTCATGATCGAATATCAGATTGGAGACGCGAGCGATCTTGAAAAGATAAGGGAACTCTGGGAAGGGCTCAACATGCATCATCACGAGCGGTCGCGCCATTTTAGGCATCATTACGAATCATGGAATTTTGACGACAGGAAGGCATACTTCGAAAAGCTCGCCGGTTCGGGTAAGTTTCGCATAGATCTCGCATTCGACAGTGATGAGAACAGATATGTCGGTTATTGTGTGAGTTCGGTCTCGGTTGAACTGCACGGAGAGATGGAGTCGATATTCATTGAAGAAAAATACCGTTCAAAAGGCATAGGAACAAGGCTCGTTTCTTCCGCTGTTTCCTGGATGGATTCGCAGGGAGCGGTAAGGAAGCGTGTTGCTGTTGCCGACGGCAACGAGGAAGCCTGGTCGTTCTACGAGAGGTTCGGTTTTTTCCCGCGCATGACCCTGCTTGAACAGAAAGGATAAACTTGAGCAGAAATAAAATGCGCGTCGAATGAATCTATGGTAATTTTTATGAAATCATAATCAATGAATTCCGGAGGTCGCAAATGCAGAACGAGATCAAAAAAAACATTAACCTGCTTAACGCTGACGGGCACATTACCATTGAAGGCTGGGCGAGATTTCCGTACTGGAAATATGACAGGTCAGCGATAAAGGCGTCCGTACTGAGGATCAAGGAATGGGACTATTACGCGGTTCTTTCAGAAGATAAGAAGTTCGGCATCACTTTCACTATAAGCGACCTGGGCTATCTCGGTCTTTCCGCGATATGCTTCCTGGATTTTGAAAAAGAGTATACCAGACAGGTCGATACCATGAGCATCCTGCCTCTGGGCAAAACCGGTTTTCCTCCGGACAGCGAGAGTCCCGGGATTATAAAGTTCGCGGACAAGAAACTCTCGGTTGAATATGTGATGCAGCACGGCCGGAGGACGATCAGATTCGATTGCCCGGAAATGACCGATGCATACGGAAACAAGGGTCTAACCGGCGAGATCGTGATGATCCAGCCCGAAGGCATAGAGAGCATGGTTATTGCGACATCGTGGAAGGAGAACAGGAAGGCCTTCTACTATAACCGCAAGATAAACTGCATGCCCGCTTCCGGCGGTTTCACGATAGGGACAAAAAAATACACATTCGAGCCGGACAAAGACTTCGGTGTGCTCGACTGGGGGCGTGGCAACTGGACGTACAAGAACCGCTGGTACTGGGGTTCGGCGTCCGGGCTTGCGGACGGCGTGCCGTTCGGCTGGAACATAGGTTACGGCTTCAGCGACCGTACTCCGGCATCGGAGAACGTTATCTTCTACGGCGGCAAGGCGCACAAGCTTGAGGAAGTGACGTTTCACATCGATACGACCGACTATCTGAGGCCCTGGAAATTCACCAGCAGCGACGGCAGGTTCGAGATGGATTTCAAGCCGGTTGTCGACAGGTCGAGTGCGGTGAACCTTCTAATACTGAAGTCCGTGCAGCATCAGGTATTCGGGTATTTTACGGGCAAGGCCGTGCTGGACGACGGCAAGGAGATATTTATAAAAGACTTTCTGGGGTTTGCTGAGGATGTACTCAACTGGTACTGACGGTTTCCATTGCGCATTCAAGCGCTACCTTTGTTGGCTGCGTCGGAATGCTCCTCGAAAATGGGATCATGAGCATCCTGTTTCGCTCCTCGAGCCGAGCGTAGCGAAGGCGAGAGACATACGTTAAAGTATGCCTGCGTCGCTTCCTCCTTGCCTCCTCGGTATCATCTTGAATGCGAAACGGAATCGACAATGACGTGTATTTTAATATTCAAGCGCTTCTTTAAAGCAGCTGATGAGCTGATAAGCTGTTGAGATAATAAGCAAATGAAGTGGATCGGTTGCCGGTTATAATTGAAATGAAGGAGGTTTATCGATGGGCGGCAAAATGATTGACAGGCGTGAGTTCATAAAGCTCGGCGCGGCATCGGGCGCGGCGATAATGCTGGGCGGCATTACCGCATGCGGAACCGGCAGCAATTCCGGCAGTACCTCAAGTGAATCTGACGGAAATAATCCATCAACTCCGAAAGTCGAGAGCAAAGAATTCGATGTGATAATTGCAGGTGCAGGCCCCGGGGGCTGTCTGGCAGCATTGAAGCTTGCCCGGAAGGGGTTTTCAGTAGGCCTCTTTGATGCCGGGAGCGAAGACAAAGTTGGCAGACAGATCGTCCTTGCAGTCGAAAGAGACATTTTCAAGACAGTAGGCCTGGACTATCCGGAAGGTGATATGCTTGCCTATGAAAATGAACGCGAGCGCATATTTTCACCGGAAGGCAGGGAATGCTTTCAGATCGACTGCAAAGAATACCCAATGCCGGTGGCCATTCATCTTGACAGGTTTACCCGATCGATCTTCGCGCAGGCTCTTAAAGCCGGGGTGGAGTTCTATTCGGGATATAAGGCTGTGGCGCCCTTGTGTACGGCAAAACGTGTCTGCGGGGCGAGGTTCGAAACTCCGGATGGAACGGCCGATGTGAATGCAAGGCTTGTGATCGATGCAACCGGCTTCAGCGCGGCGCTTATCCGCAAGCTTCCGGCAGCATTTGATATGAGATTCATGGAATCAGGCTCCGATATCGTTTCAGCTGCAAACAGATTTTATTCGATTGACCCTGAAACTGCAGCGGCAGCGGCAGACAGAGGAATTCACGGCGCAGAGGAAGGCTGGAACCGCCTGGGCAGACTGGGTGTCTATTCGACATTCTTCTCATGCCTTTCTCTCAGAAACGGCAGAGCGTATGTCCTGACAGGATGCAAAAAAGACTTTGAAACCCCGGATATATCTGCAAAATATGCAGCTGACAGTTTTATGGAAGAACAGGGCTATTACAATGAAAAGATATCGGCTGCGGAATCCATGATCAGGATAAGCAATTCGCTTGATGCGCCAGTTGCCGACGGATTCATGGCTATAGGAGAGGCGGCCTGCCAGACGGTAACCGTACATGCGAGCGGTGTGGCTTCTTCTCTTTATGCAGGACATCTGGCCGCAGGAACTGCAGCAAAAGCTCTTGATTACGGGGATATGTCAGTCAGGGCCCTGTGGCCTTATGCCGCGGCATACCAGACTACAAGGGGGGCGGCGATCTCGGGGCTTGAGGTCACACGGCAGACAATTGACAGGCTCAATGTAGAAGATGTCAATATATTGATAGAATCGGGCATAATGCACAAGGAAAACTATATAGGAGGCGTTCTGGTAAAAGAACCTGCCATAACTGCTGCAAGCATACCGGACCGTATGAACGGCTTTTTGAAGCACCCTGCATATATCCCGGTGCTTTTAAAGATGGGATTGACAGCCCAGAAGGTATCGAAGCATTATAGGAAATATCCGCTCAGGTATGACATGCAGGCGTTTTCCGAGTGGCGGAATGAAAAGGACAGGCTTTTCAGCTTAATTTAAGGGTGAACCTGAATGTTTAAAAAACGCATTTTCACATTGAGGACATGCATAGAAGGGCTTGCGGGTCTTATCGCAGGTCTGCCGGAATCGATTGGCGCACGCAGGAGAAAAAAAATAAGCCATGCCTTTGCCGAAAAACTTCGGCTGGCTACTAATTCGGTAAACGGCTGTGTCTACTGCTCTTACGCGCACAGCATGTTTGCCTTGCGCTCCGGTATTTCAAAGGACGAAATCGATCTTCTGTTAAAAGGAGAAATAGGCCGCGAGGTTGATCCGTTCGAAGCCCCGGGCCTTTTCTTTGCTCAGCATTATGCTGAAAGAGGGGGCAGGCCGGAAAAGGAGATGCTGGAAAAGCTGAGAGCCGCATACGGCAATGAAACTGCAAACGACATCCTGGCTATTGTCCGGGAGATGCAGTTTGCAAACCTTTCCGGCAATACGTTTGATGTATTTTTAAGCAGGTTGAAGGGCGATGCTGCGGCAGGCTCGAGCCTCTTGTTTGAAGCCTTATTTTTCCTTGTGAGTCTGCCGGTTCTAGGGCCGTTTAATCTTGCGATGAAAATACAGAAGGTTAATAAAACAAATCCTGCTTGAACCAGGGGGTAGAAAATGAAGAACATGAATGATGTACTTGCAGAAACAAATATAGACAAAGAGGTTGGTGTCAAGGTTACGCCGATGGCTGGCGATGAAAACCTTTCCCTTCTTGTGGCAGAGGTCGCAGCCAGAAAGGTTCTGAAACCTCATTATCATAAAAACAGCGTAGAGATCTATTTCATCGAGCAGGGCGAAGGGATAATGAAACTGGGCGATCTGAAGGAAGACGGTGATGTAAAGTGGACGAATATACTGGATGTTAAGAAAGGAGACTGTATAACGGTCAAACCAGGTCAGGTTCACACCCTTGAAAATCAGGGGCCTGAAAACGTCATAATAATAGTCGGATGTCCGATGTCGAACATAACGACCGACAGGTATGTTGTAAAAAGTTAAAGCGTTTACCGGCCAAATCAGCCATTATGCTGATGAGCTGATCAGTTTCATCAAGATTGGTTTTACCGTTGCACGGATGGTTATCGGCTGTTTTTGCCTCATTCCTTGCATGCAGGCATTGCAGGTTCAACATTTTTGAAAACCGGCAA includes:
- a CDS encoding carboxymuconolactone decarboxylase family protein — protein: MFKKRIFTLRTCIEGLAGLIAGLPESIGARRRKKISHAFAEKLRLATNSVNGCVYCSYAHSMFALRSGISKDEIDLLLKGEIGREVDPFEAPGLFFAQHYAERGGRPEKEMLEKLRAAYGNETANDILAIVREMQFANLSGNTFDVFLSRLKGDAAAGSSLLFEALFFLVSLPVLGPFNLAMKIQKVNKTNPA
- a CDS encoding cupin domain-containing protein translates to MKNMNDVLAETNIDKEVGVKVTPMAGDENLSLLVAEVAARKVLKPHYHKNSVEIYFIEQGEGIMKLGDLKEDGDVKWTNILDVKKGDCITVKPGQVHTLENQGPENVIIIVGCPMSNITTDRYVVKS
- a CDS encoding GNAT family N-acetyltransferase, which translates into the protein MIEYQIGDASDLEKIRELWEGLNMHHHERSRHFRHHYESWNFDDRKAYFEKLAGSGKFRIDLAFDSDENRYVGYCVSSVSVELHGEMESIFIEEKYRSKGIGTRLVSSAVSWMDSQGAVRKRVAVADGNEEAWSFYERFGFFPRMTLLEQKG
- a CDS encoding FAD-dependent thymidylate synthase; the protein is MAFEHNGVSYIEPQDLKIKTIDFLPKVPVNDDALKNELGRDFLGPDEVVALIQVAVSRSVDYQTGLEEELLKMMADGRNIKESIFKKNLSGIGRGHSLDGLPVIALGLNGTKMIDSAFTGMVYSRSLVTSGRRRETTLAELVIPRSISADAELLKEYIKISADLFTVSGEMKQKFAKKTDAIQAFNKLKPYNDPADLFYVLPLSSLVNLAKTVDAEKAAGTSWLPEEFAIFAGIMEEKADDMGMGQLFRMRKAVPRETYLHYNIFKAPVADYVGTMHERLGCPVNPAVVRIVNDLPEAAEKELAELKTMMESVSQYAGPEALYVRACRNQRALSNICRNYNEALNIQTISSLSWRVWSEQKRHATLRQHVESIYSAADRAYRVVREIWPAIQNKGDINTIAAAAENAFVISPEIKDEPELLEAYVYNTARQIMFYGRLVDSGVPLRDALYVVPRNIRLRTLESYDLINAISLELPLRLCTECEPERRMTSEEKAVLLKEMLPELSFLFESKCNIGYCTEGRFCAKIMKLNPRYNMETHKAIAAIIAGM
- a CDS encoding DUF2804 domain-containing protein, whose protein sequence is MQNEIKKNINLLNADGHITIEGWARFPYWKYDRSAIKASVLRIKEWDYYAVLSEDKKFGITFTISDLGYLGLSAICFLDFEKEYTRQVDTMSILPLGKTGFPPDSESPGIIKFADKKLSVEYVMQHGRRTIRFDCPEMTDAYGNKGLTGEIVMIQPEGIESMVIATSWKENRKAFYYNRKINCMPASGGFTIGTKKYTFEPDKDFGVLDWGRGNWTYKNRWYWGSASGLADGVPFGWNIGYGFSDRTPASENVIFYGGKAHKLEEVTFHIDTTDYLRPWKFTSSDGRFEMDFKPVVDRSSAVNLLILKSVQHQVFGYFTGKAVLDDGKEIFIKDFLGFAEDVLNWY
- a CDS encoding FAD-dependent oxidoreductase, whose product is MSEKVTRRSFLKKSAIGIGGIAAATAGVEIATPIIVKEKMEFDRNESMWAQASCSRSMPLDTDIDVDVAVIGGGYTGLSAAYHMAKNSKGKTIAVLEACSVGEGGSGRNGGMILPQPANEYMGVYSNEKTHKLTYDLTVENLGEIESIIRESGIDCEYERRGILLVIVKENQVKQYRDYSLKARDMGIPVQFLDAGQTAQKIGSTVYAGSLFDPNGGEVQPMKLVCALREAALKAGVIIYENTPVTAIEEGEVIKLAAGKNTVRAKSVVLATNGYTSKLGYFKNTVMTVHTQIAATPRLGDDIFRKLGWESRVPFSDTYNILYHLGNTRDNRILIGAGTVEYFFNNGILYKGDLKRVSNILETELHRIYPALKGIGFEYIWDGVMGFTLDFNQSVGVRGKFGNIYYGLAYCGHGVNLSVMFGRIIADLWVGNSEKWSATPFLNRRLIPLPPEPLKWVGVNANIKFYQLMDRIGAPQLT
- a CDS encoding FAD-dependent oxidoreductase, whose protein sequence is MGGKMIDRREFIKLGAASGAAIMLGGITACGTGSNSGSTSSESDGNNPSTPKVESKEFDVIIAGAGPGGCLAALKLARKGFSVGLFDAGSEDKVGRQIVLAVERDIFKTVGLDYPEGDMLAYENERERIFSPEGRECFQIDCKEYPMPVAIHLDRFTRSIFAQALKAGVEFYSGYKAVAPLCTAKRVCGARFETPDGTADVNARLVIDATGFSAALIRKLPAAFDMRFMESGSDIVSAANRFYSIDPETAAAAADRGIHGAEEGWNRLGRLGVYSTFFSCLSLRNGRAYVLTGCKKDFETPDISAKYAADSFMEEQGYYNEKISAAESMIRISNSLDAPVADGFMAIGEAACQTVTVHASGVASSLYAGHLAAGTAAKALDYGDMSVRALWPYAAAYQTTRGAAISGLEVTRQTIDRLNVEDVNILIESGIMHKENYIGGVLVKEPAITAASIPDRMNGFLKHPAYIPVLLKMGLTAQKVSKHYRKYPLRYDMQAFSEWRNEKDRLFSLI